Proteins found in one Arthrobacter pascens genomic segment:
- a CDS encoding carbohydrate ABC transporter permease, with the protein MSDSAVIEESRKSERLPSGPPKRRSGRRNGGFWVPWAFLAPALVLFLMFKFIPMGEAVMTSFQNVRPFLGNQWVGLQNYNALVSSDDFQGAVWHTLLLGVGQTAGSLLLGFVLALLLEGQAKRLWFVRSAAFLPVVAPMAVIAEVWRIIYHPTGDGIANQVLSWIALEPSQWINSPDSSLVSVMLVGIWRGAPYDMIIIVAGLVSVDKSLYEASALDGAGPLRRILYVTLPALRPVIAILLTLAAIRGMRVFTEVFLLTNGGPNGSSEVVMTLIYKLGFERNQLGIAAAGSVLLFAATVALTLLIQLSRRRKA; encoded by the coding sequence ATGAGCGATTCGGCGGTCATCGAGGAATCTCGAAAGTCTGAGCGGTTGCCCAGCGGACCGCCCAAGCGGCGTTCCGGCCGGCGGAATGGGGGTTTCTGGGTCCCATGGGCTTTCCTCGCCCCCGCGCTTGTTCTGTTCCTGATGTTCAAGTTCATCCCTATGGGGGAAGCTGTCATGACAAGCTTCCAGAACGTACGGCCCTTCCTCGGAAATCAGTGGGTGGGCCTTCAGAACTACAATGCGCTGGTTTCCAGCGATGATTTCCAGGGTGCAGTTTGGCATACGCTGCTACTCGGTGTGGGACAAACCGCTGGCTCATTGCTGCTGGGCTTCGTACTGGCGCTTCTCCTGGAGGGCCAGGCAAAGCGCCTGTGGTTTGTCCGTTCAGCGGCGTTCCTTCCTGTGGTCGCCCCCATGGCCGTGATTGCAGAGGTCTGGCGCATCATCTACCACCCCACGGGGGATGGCATAGCAAATCAGGTTCTTTCCTGGATCGCTCTAGAGCCCTCGCAGTGGATCAATTCGCCGGACTCGTCCCTTGTTTCCGTAATGCTTGTTGGGATTTGGCGAGGGGCGCCGTATGACATGATCATCATCGTTGCCGGTTTGGTCAGCGTGGACAAATCGCTCTACGAAGCAAGCGCACTCGATGGGGCCGGTCCACTTCGGCGGATACTCTATGTAACGCTGCCGGCGCTCAGGCCTGTCATCGCCATCCTTTTGACCCTCGCAGCCATTCGTGGCATGCGGGTCTTTACCGAGGTGTTCTTGCTGACAAATGGCGGACCAAACGGTTCCTCGGAAGTCGTCATGACCCTGATCTATAAACTCGGTTTCGAGCGCAATCAGCTCGGAATCGCCGCAGCAGGATCGGTCCTTCTCTTTGCGGCCACCGTCGCGTTGACCTTACTGATACAGCTCTCCCGCAGGAGGAAAGCGTGA
- a CDS encoding type III polyketide synthase: MTVYVRSLETAVPPTMLVQTEARDVFAAQPGLSRLGSRLVNTCFDSAAIDTRYTAVEEMTMDFRVDDPQFFDPATGLLLNPSTKVRNEIFGREATKLFIDAARAAVDACPDLDLLDITHLITVSCTGFFNPGPDYKIVRALGLDPAVQRYHLGFMGCYAAFPALRAAKSFCEADPQAVVLVVCAELCSLHVRTSNDPDTIMGSALFADGAAAAVVTSREVPDAPALLQLDHFETVLTPVGEESMAWNIGDHGFEMVLGNYVPHIIDDHIVGALAPLLAHDPSVQGLPYRGIRHWAIHPGGRSILDKVQSRLQLTDQQLVPARETLRKYGNMSSATVLFVLKNILEQPPEDGDERICSMAFGPGLTVETGLFTKLRQAAGGRAAPAEPAQEQTEGQAAAESALA; this comes from the coding sequence ATGACGGTCTATGTGCGCTCACTGGAAACTGCTGTTCCGCCAACGATGCTGGTCCAGACGGAAGCCCGGGATGTTTTTGCGGCCCAGCCCGGCCTCTCCAGGCTGGGTTCCAGGCTGGTGAATACGTGTTTCGATTCCGCCGCCATCGATACCCGCTACACGGCGGTCGAGGAAATGACCATGGATTTCCGCGTCGACGACCCACAGTTCTTCGATCCGGCAACAGGACTCCTGCTGAATCCCAGCACCAAGGTCCGCAACGAAATTTTCGGCCGGGAAGCCACCAAGCTCTTCATCGATGCCGCCCGCGCAGCCGTGGATGCCTGTCCGGATCTGGATTTACTTGACATAACTCACCTCATCACCGTCTCCTGCACCGGATTCTTCAACCCCGGACCGGACTACAAGATCGTCCGTGCCCTGGGGCTGGATCCGGCCGTACAGCGATACCACCTGGGGTTCATGGGCTGCTACGCCGCGTTTCCGGCGCTCCGGGCTGCCAAGTCGTTCTGCGAGGCGGATCCGCAGGCCGTTGTCCTGGTGGTCTGTGCTGAACTCTGCTCCCTGCACGTCCGCACCTCCAACGATCCGGACACCATCATGGGGTCTGCGCTGTTTGCGGACGGCGCGGCGGCCGCCGTCGTAACTTCCCGTGAGGTTCCGGACGCACCCGCGTTGCTGCAGCTCGACCACTTCGAAACCGTACTGACCCCTGTCGGTGAGGAATCGATGGCGTGGAACATCGGCGACCACGGGTTTGAAATGGTGCTGGGCAACTATGTCCCCCACATTATCGACGACCATATTGTGGGCGCGCTGGCACCGCTTCTTGCCCACGACCCTTCCGTACAGGGACTCCCCTACCGCGGGATCCGGCACTGGGCCATCCACCCGGGCGGCCGGAGCATCCTGGACAAGGTCCAGTCGAGGCTCCAGCTCACGGACCAGCAGCTGGTTCCTGCCCGGGAGACCCTGCGGAAATATGGAAACATGAGCAGTGCCACCGTGCTTTTTGTCCTCAAGAACATTCTGGAGCAGCCGCCGGAGGACGGCGACGAACGCATCTGTTCCATGGCATTCGGACCGGGCCTCACCGTGGAAACCGGCCTCTTCACGAAACTCCGCCAGGCCGCAGGAGGAAGAGCCGCCCCTGCAGAACCCGCTCAGGAGCAGACTGAAGGGCAGGCCGCGGCGGAATCGGCCCTGGCTTGA
- a CDS encoding class I SAM-dependent methyltransferase yields the protein MRRRASDAVETMDLPDCDPRRLERTYRQFAVVNKALSGWRRLYARELRPLLTAESATTLLDIGSGGGDLAVTLARWADRDKMKLEVTGIDPDWRAHRFAAGRPKIRGVDFRQAHSSDLLREGRSYDVVISNHVLHHLRPAELQLLLAESQALSRRKALHNDLRRSPAAYALFSVAALPFRGSFIRADGLTSIRRSYTPAELSELAPPGWRIEPHSPFHQLLVHRTDGPDA from the coding sequence ATGCGGAGGCGCGCCTCCGACGCCGTGGAAACGATGGACCTGCCCGACTGCGACCCGCGCCGCCTGGAAAGGACCTACCGGCAATTCGCCGTAGTGAACAAGGCCCTTTCCGGCTGGCGCCGGCTTTACGCCAGGGAACTGCGCCCGCTGCTGACCGCGGAGTCAGCAACCACGCTGCTGGACATCGGATCCGGCGGAGGTGACCTTGCGGTGACACTGGCCAGATGGGCGGACCGGGACAAAATGAAGCTCGAGGTCACCGGGATCGACCCGGACTGGCGGGCCCACCGGTTTGCGGCCGGACGACCGAAGATTCGGGGGGTGGACTTCCGGCAGGCGCACAGCTCCGACCTGTTGAGGGAGGGCCGCAGCTACGACGTTGTGATCTCGAACCATGTGCTCCACCACCTACGACCGGCCGAACTTCAGCTGCTGCTGGCCGAGTCCCAAGCACTCTCGCGTAGGAAGGCACTGCACAATGACCTGCGCCGGAGCCCTGCAGCTTATGCCCTGTTCTCCGTGGCGGCCCTTCCTTTCAGGGGCTCCTTCATCCGGGCCGACGGCCTGACATCCATCCGGCGCAGCTACACTCCGGCTGAGCTGTCCGAACTCGCTCCGCCGGGCTGGCGCATTGAGCCCCACTCCCCTTTCCATCAGTTGCTGGTCCACCGCACGGATGGTCCGGATGCTTGA
- a CDS encoding carbohydrate ABC transporter permease yields MSTSFDSALSLGTNSKPWIKAINYCLWALIIIVFAGPLIAIIVGAFSTNRDPSSLSLIPQQPSLENFSTALDRSVMLYLGNSLVVVGIGLLFQMLVSVFAAYALARKKFRGRGIAMLLVLATLMLPEEILAIPLSRVLSDVPFIGVNLINTLAGMIVPVIAWGFSILVMTEFMKEVPMELEEAAKIDGAGELRTFFSVILPTCTPALGVIGVFGFTMIWDQYLLPLIVASDSNMFTLPLALRSLRADPEVGLGVVLVGATLALLPSVIAFLCFQKSFMRGLASGAVKG; encoded by the coding sequence GTGAGCACAAGTTTCGATTCAGCCCTAAGCCTGGGTACTAACAGTAAGCCTTGGATCAAGGCAATAAATTACTGCCTTTGGGCGCTGATCATCATCGTCTTCGCCGGCCCGCTGATCGCCATCATCGTCGGCGCGTTTTCCACCAATCGCGACCCATCGTCATTGAGCTTGATACCTCAACAGCCCAGCCTGGAGAATTTTTCCACGGCTTTAGACCGCAGCGTCATGCTCTATCTCGGGAATTCCCTGGTAGTAGTCGGCATCGGCCTCCTGTTTCAAATGTTGGTCTCGGTTTTTGCTGCCTACGCACTGGCCCGGAAAAAGTTCAGGGGACGCGGGATCGCCATGCTTCTGGTTCTGGCTACTCTGATGCTGCCTGAGGAGATTCTGGCCATTCCCCTCTCACGGGTCCTCTCCGATGTTCCATTCATTGGGGTCAACCTCATCAATACCCTCGCCGGAATGATCGTCCCCGTCATCGCCTGGGGATTCTCAATACTGGTCATGACGGAGTTTATGAAGGAAGTGCCGATGGAACTGGAGGAGGCGGCCAAGATTGATGGGGCAGGTGAATTGCGTACCTTTTTCTCCGTCATCCTTCCCACCTGCACGCCTGCCCTCGGAGTGATCGGTGTCTTCGGCTTCACCATGATCTGGGATCAATACCTTCTGCCCCTTATCGTCGCCTCCGATTCAAATATGTTCACACTTCCCTTGGCTCTGCGGAGCCTGAGGGCCGATCCGGAGGTCGGGCTCGGCGTCGTCCTTGTGGGAGCAACACTTGCCCTCCTGCCCTCCGTCATAGCCTTCCTGTGCTTCCAGAAGTCGTTCATGCGCGGGCTCGCCTCCGGCGCCGTCAAAGGCTAG
- a CDS encoding NAD-dependent epimerase/dehydratase family protein — MSATPLPQTIALTGGAGMMATLLRPYLERAGHNVRLIDLVPAPAPRRHETLHIGSVVDATFMNAAIAGTDAVIHLGGIHREKSWEELVATNITGTQVTLEAARINGVKRVLLASSTHAVGFHPLDAARDGRHLAPRPDTYYGVSKAAMEALGSLYADKFAMKVVSARIGTGGERPENVRTLSSWLSPADSYRLVEATLNGLGAPGHHVLWAVSANSRGWADLSAGRRIGFNPLDDAEDFAAEVGAEENAPNVLLGGQWASSSHQIGVDNYSGLPAK; from the coding sequence TTGTCCGCAACGCCTCTGCCGCAAACCATCGCACTGACGGGCGGTGCAGGCATGATGGCCACCCTGTTGCGCCCGTACCTGGAAAGGGCCGGGCACAACGTCCGGCTGATAGATCTAGTGCCTGCTCCTGCACCCCGTCGCCATGAAACTCTTCACATTGGCTCCGTGGTTGACGCTACTTTCATGAATGCCGCTATTGCCGGCACAGACGCAGTCATTCACCTTGGCGGGATCCACCGGGAGAAATCCTGGGAAGAGTTGGTCGCCACCAATATCACCGGCACCCAGGTGACACTCGAAGCAGCGCGGATTAATGGCGTCAAACGCGTCCTGCTTGCCAGCTCCACCCACGCCGTCGGCTTTCACCCCCTCGATGCTGCGCGTGACGGCAGGCACCTGGCTCCGCGGCCGGACACCTATTACGGAGTCAGCAAGGCGGCAATGGAGGCCCTTGGCAGTCTGTATGCCGATAAGTTTGCTATGAAGGTCGTCAGTGCGCGCATCGGCACTGGCGGGGAGCGGCCTGAGAACGTCCGGACGCTGTCGTCCTGGCTTTCCCCGGCGGATTCCTACCGATTGGTTGAGGCTACCCTGAACGGGTTAGGCGCACCGGGACACCACGTGCTTTGGGCCGTCTCGGCTAATTCTCGCGGCTGGGCGGACTTGTCGGCCGGTCGCAGGATTGGATTCAATCCCCTCGACGACGCCGAGGACTTCGCGGCAGAAGTGGGCGCAGAAGAAAACGCCCCGAATGTCCTCCTCGGCGGACAATGGGCAAGCAGCAGTCACCAGATCGGAGTAGACAATTACTCTGGTCTGCCGGCGAAATGA
- a CDS encoding enolase C-terminal domain-like protein gives MSRHEINHVLITPVAFTDPPLLNAVGVHEPLALRAIVEVHTVSGLTGLGETYGDAGHLELLKKAAEAVRGASPFDVGRLWSVISGAIGGASRGSQSGLTGLATSGKTIGSVVAPFDSAFYDLQGQILGEPVWSVLGGKHRDRVDFSAYLFYKWATHPGGDEDRWGQALDPDGIVRQAQKMLREYGFKSLKLKGGVFAPDEEAEAIEALRAAFPSLPLRVDPNGAWSVETSVRVGKRLGQTLEYYEDPTMGIKGMSEVARRTGIPMATNMCVVETGHIPEAIRLKAVQVILIDQHYWGGFLPSLNLAALCKTFGIGVSMHSNSHLGISLAGMVHLGAATENLTYALDTHWPWKDESEDVVSTADLQFIEGAIRVPDKPGLGLELDRDALGRLHDKYLASNIRTRNDTGYMKSIEPEYEYVAPRW, from the coding sequence ATGAGCCGACACGAGATCAATCATGTCCTTATAACGCCCGTGGCCTTCACGGACCCGCCCTTACTCAATGCCGTAGGAGTCCACGAACCACTCGCTTTGCGGGCAATTGTTGAAGTCCACACTGTTTCCGGGCTGACCGGGCTGGGAGAGACATACGGCGACGCAGGCCACCTGGAATTGCTGAAGAAAGCAGCAGAAGCTGTCAGGGGCGCCTCGCCATTCGACGTCGGCCGGCTCTGGAGCGTTATCAGCGGCGCTATTGGCGGAGCCTCAAGAGGCTCGCAGAGCGGCCTCACGGGGCTTGCAACGTCCGGCAAGACCATCGGCAGCGTGGTAGCTCCCTTCGACTCGGCCTTTTATGACCTTCAGGGACAAATCCTTGGTGAACCGGTGTGGTCGGTACTGGGCGGCAAACACCGCGACCGCGTCGATTTCAGTGCTTACCTCTTCTACAAGTGGGCAACGCATCCTGGAGGCGACGAGGATCGCTGGGGTCAGGCACTGGACCCAGATGGAATTGTGCGCCAGGCACAGAAAATGCTCCGTGAGTACGGCTTCAAATCCCTGAAGCTCAAGGGAGGTGTGTTTGCACCAGATGAGGAAGCAGAAGCTATCGAGGCACTTCGCGCCGCGTTTCCGTCATTGCCCTTGAGGGTGGATCCTAATGGTGCTTGGTCCGTTGAGACTTCCGTCCGTGTTGGCAAGCGGCTCGGCCAGACCCTTGAATACTATGAGGACCCGACAATGGGAATCAAAGGGATGTCAGAGGTGGCGCGCCGGACCGGTATTCCCATGGCTACTAACATGTGCGTTGTGGAAACGGGCCACATTCCGGAGGCGATCCGGCTCAAAGCCGTCCAGGTAATTCTCATTGACCAGCACTACTGGGGAGGGTTTCTCCCGTCCCTAAACCTCGCAGCACTCTGCAAAACCTTCGGTATTGGCGTGTCCATGCACTCAAACAGCCACCTTGGAATCAGCCTTGCAGGAATGGTCCATCTTGGTGCCGCCACAGAGAACCTGACTTATGCCCTTGACACGCATTGGCCGTGGAAAGACGAATCCGAAGATGTCGTTAGCACAGCGGATCTCCAATTTATCGAAGGAGCTATCCGGGTACCAGATAAACCGGGCCTTGGGCTCGAGCTCGACCGTGACGCCCTGGGCAGGCTCCACGACAAGTACTTGGCCTCGAACATCCGAACGAGAAATGATACCGGCTATATGAAATCAATTGAACCCGAGTACGAGTACGTTGCTCCACGCTGGTAG
- a CDS encoding IclR family transcriptional regulator, producing MTPLDEQPGDAGPVGDVKMVKSAERTIAILEMLAAAPQPLTAADIFKQTGYPRSSLHWLLLTLLELNWIEQNSEGAYRIGTHALLCGTAYLDRDPVMEHVSGVLERIRNATTFTTHYARLDRSDVIYLATRQAVDRRRLSSRVGRKLPAHVTALGKAILAEYTDAEVQQRIGAGPYQQLTPHTVSDFEGLRAELEEFRKTGHSVEREQNTVGLCCVSVVVPYRIPGTDAISCSIPTELATEEVLRQTVATLQKSAAELARTLRGAGIR from the coding sequence ATGACACCCTTGGACGAGCAGCCCGGCGACGCCGGGCCTGTCGGCGACGTGAAGATGGTGAAGTCTGCCGAGCGGACCATCGCCATCCTCGAAATGTTGGCGGCCGCACCGCAGCCACTGACCGCTGCGGACATTTTCAAACAGACAGGGTATCCGCGCTCCAGCCTCCATTGGCTTCTGCTGACCTTGCTGGAGCTCAATTGGATCGAGCAGAATTCTGAAGGGGCCTATCGAATCGGTACCCACGCGCTCCTCTGCGGCACCGCCTACCTTGACCGGGATCCAGTGATGGAACACGTCTCTGGCGTCCTGGAGAGGATCCGTAACGCCACGACATTCACCACCCACTATGCCCGCTTGGACCGGTCCGATGTTATCTACCTCGCTACCCGGCAGGCGGTGGACCGCCGGCGACTCTCATCTCGTGTGGGCCGAAAGCTTCCCGCCCACGTGACAGCGCTGGGCAAGGCCATCCTCGCGGAGTACACCGACGCCGAGGTCCAGCAACGAATCGGCGCCGGACCCTACCAGCAGCTAACCCCACACACTGTGTCTGACTTTGAAGGTCTGCGGGCGGAATTGGAGGAGTTCCGCAAGACAGGGCACTCAGTCGAGCGAGAACAGAATACTGTTGGCCTGTGCTGCGTGAGCGTGGTGGTGCCATACCGGATCCCCGGCACTGACGCCATCAGCTGCTCCATTCCCACGGAACTGGCCACCGAGGAAGTACTTCGCCAGACTGTAGCCACACTGCAAAAATCGGCCGCCGAACTCGCCAGAACCCTGCGGGGGGCAGGCATTCGCTAG
- a CDS encoding FAD-dependent oxidoreductase has protein sequence MREHHDVVVIGGGQAGLAMSNVLQQQGREHVVLERRRVGERWRTERWDSLHFQFPNWTLQLPGYAYAGNDPDGFAHYSEVLRLIEHYAGSAGVTVRENTEVRAVAEHGAGDGFDVFLADGSIHARRVVIATGPFQLPLVPRLAVDVSPTVLQLDPTHYRSPDALPAGAVLVVGSGASGCQIADELLHAGRRVYVSVSRHRRAPRRFRGRDIYWWLEELGRFAQTIDSFPSRQYPPSTVVTGVNGGYDVNVRQLASEGAKVIGRVGGASGRNLGVLANANQVLDEADRAYTDFLSAARQFIGNGIEDDLVDEEPLETIYRPTVEEVDSLNLAREDINTIVWATGYAYDFGWVKIPLFDERGRPIQQRGVTPVTGLYFLGLHWMHTFKSGLFSGVGADATFLADHMARTPAR, from the coding sequence ATGCGGGAGCATCACGACGTCGTTGTCATCGGGGGCGGCCAGGCCGGACTCGCGATGAGCAACGTCCTGCAGCAACAGGGGCGCGAGCACGTCGTCTTGGAGCGTCGGCGAGTCGGTGAACGCTGGCGTACCGAAAGATGGGACTCCTTGCACTTTCAGTTCCCGAACTGGACGCTCCAGCTACCGGGCTACGCATACGCGGGAAATGATCCCGACGGGTTCGCGCATTACAGCGAAGTTCTTCGTCTGATTGAGCACTATGCCGGCAGCGCAGGGGTTACCGTGCGCGAGAACACTGAAGTGCGCGCGGTCGCTGAACACGGCGCAGGTGACGGCTTCGACGTATTCTTGGCTGATGGTTCTATCCACGCACGACGCGTGGTAATCGCAACCGGACCGTTCCAGCTTCCCCTCGTCCCCCGGCTGGCGGTTGACGTCTCACCGACGGTGCTGCAGCTCGACCCCACGCATTACCGCTCTCCGGACGCGTTGCCGGCAGGCGCCGTGCTGGTAGTGGGCAGCGGCGCCTCGGGCTGTCAGATCGCCGACGAGCTGCTACATGCCGGGCGCCGCGTGTACGTGTCGGTGAGCCGGCACCGGCGCGCACCGAGACGCTTCAGGGGCAGGGACATTTACTGGTGGCTGGAGGAACTGGGCCGGTTTGCGCAGACAATAGATAGCTTTCCCTCGCGTCAATACCCACCTTCGACAGTAGTCACCGGCGTAAACGGAGGCTACGACGTGAATGTTCGGCAACTTGCCTCAGAGGGCGCCAAGGTGATCGGCCGGGTCGGCGGCGCATCTGGCAGGAATCTCGGTGTATTAGCCAATGCGAATCAGGTCCTCGATGAGGCCGACAGGGCCTACACTGACTTCTTGTCGGCCGCGCGGCAATTCATCGGCAATGGAATCGAAGACGATCTCGTTGACGAAGAGCCTTTGGAAACCATCTATCGCCCCACAGTGGAGGAGGTCGACTCGCTGAACCTCGCTAGGGAAGACATCAACACGATCGTCTGGGCAACCGGCTACGCCTACGACTTCGGCTGGGTCAAGATCCCGTTGTTCGACGAGCGCGGTCGGCCTATCCAACAGCGCGGTGTCACCCCAGTCACTGGTCTGTACTTCCTCGGGCTGCACTGGATGCACACCTTCAAGTCGGGCCTCTTCTCGGGCGTCGGCGCGGACGCCACATTCCTGGCTGACCACATGGCCCGAACCCCGGCCCGATGA
- a CDS encoding sugar ABC transporter substrate-binding protein produces MNSKIALILSVGMLAATALAGCSTGAAEGSSVKQNDETSQTLEIWQRKAPGSPSDKVGQEVAAAFSDATGIKVEFTSILEDFEIKLQQRASQGDLPDIVINDTAQLGNMKTQGLLREIVPADIEGSDKIKPRAWEGAKAADGKFYGVPHTAQTVALFNRSDWRKNVGAEVPTTWDELVKLWESYATGDPTGTGKDVAGLGVPGSTKRGYISWNTSSFFWSGGGEYFKDNGSGKFTSEVASDGSVAAAKWIRGLVCEHDVLQPGVGSQDTTNVKELFQTGAVGSYLVAPYELASFDLKPGKDVVEVFALPAGPAGLTTLAEGNNVYLMAGSANEMAQEKFAEWAVSAEGQTVAMAGDREGNLVRVPVNSDVDMSKIRADSRWQMFEKLYDENGRYVPAVPNWAPFLNASAETLNTLISDCSLDVADQMNKLDEKFTAELEAQGALAE; encoded by the coding sequence ATGAATTCGAAAATTGCACTGATTCTAAGTGTTGGAATGCTGGCAGCTACGGCACTTGCAGGTTGTTCAACGGGTGCTGCCGAAGGCTCTTCCGTAAAACAGAACGACGAAACGTCGCAGACCCTGGAGATCTGGCAGCGGAAGGCGCCAGGCAGCCCTTCCGATAAGGTCGGCCAAGAAGTAGCTGCGGCGTTTAGTGACGCCACAGGCATTAAGGTCGAGTTCACCTCGATCCTGGAGGACTTCGAAATCAAGCTTCAACAGCGCGCCTCGCAGGGAGATCTGCCTGACATCGTCATCAATGACACCGCGCAACTTGGAAACATGAAGACGCAAGGGCTGCTCCGCGAGATTGTGCCTGCCGATATAGAGGGCTCGGACAAAATCAAGCCACGGGCTTGGGAGGGTGCAAAGGCAGCAGACGGGAAGTTCTACGGCGTGCCGCACACAGCCCAGACAGTTGCACTGTTCAACCGATCCGATTGGCGCAAAAACGTTGGCGCAGAAGTTCCGACGACTTGGGACGAATTGGTCAAGCTCTGGGAATCCTATGCGACAGGGGATCCCACCGGCACCGGAAAGGACGTTGCAGGTCTGGGCGTCCCCGGGTCAACGAAGCGCGGCTACATCTCGTGGAACACGTCTTCGTTTTTTTGGTCCGGCGGCGGGGAGTACTTCAAAGACAATGGCAGCGGAAAGTTCACCTCGGAGGTAGCAAGTGACGGATCGGTTGCTGCCGCCAAGTGGATTCGCGGCCTGGTTTGCGAACACGACGTTCTCCAGCCCGGTGTAGGCAGCCAAGACACCACAAACGTCAAAGAGCTGTTCCAGACCGGAGCTGTTGGGTCCTACCTCGTAGCACCCTACGAACTGGCGAGTTTCGATCTGAAACCAGGCAAGGACGTAGTGGAAGTCTTCGCCTTGCCTGCCGGGCCGGCCGGCCTCACCACTCTGGCGGAGGGTAACAACGTCTACCTGATGGCCGGCAGCGCAAATGAAATGGCGCAGGAAAAATTTGCTGAATGGGCAGTCTCAGCGGAGGGCCAAACGGTTGCAATGGCAGGCGACCGGGAAGGCAACCTGGTTCGTGTACCCGTCAACTCCGACGTGGATATGTCGAAGATTCGGGCGGACTCCCGCTGGCAGATGTTCGAAAAGCTTTACGACGAAAATGGCCGCTACGTTCCTGCCGTTCCCAACTGGGCTCCGTTCCTTAACGCTTCAGCTGAAACCCTCAACACGCTCATCAGCGACTGCAGCCTGGACGTTGCAGATCAAATGAATAAACTCGACGAAAAGTTCACCGCAGAGCTTGAGGCTCAGGGGGCGCTGGCAGAATGA
- a CDS encoding lactonase family protein translates to MTRFAVYVACYEGLKIEVLLFDATSGTLVPLSQFSTAAPVHCLAMHPAKEKLYASLATDPPSVASLHISARGSLQHSATASSTARLAYLAVDPTGRFLLGASYEGNFISVARIDDKGNVPDAPLNSKSPGRHAHAVLPSPDGRFVYATSLGDDQIVWWLLHDEGHLVRQGSLPCPPNSGPRHLRFSPDGGVLYALHELSGAMRSYARDEVTGALAEINDASTIAPELGLIPGTIRNGTGPAPGANAIWSAELQVNPDGRFLYATERTSSTIAVLAHDIPTQSLTLRATVKTEEQPRGMAIDPTGKFLLVCGEISNRISIYRINRASGLLTWESSLGCSAGPRWIEFSPYQEGSNYPESRARKVPLPT, encoded by the coding sequence ATGACCCGCTTCGCCGTCTACGTCGCCTGTTATGAAGGTTTGAAGATCGAAGTCCTGCTGTTTGACGCGACTTCGGGCACTTTAGTCCCTCTTTCGCAGTTCTCCACCGCCGCACCCGTTCATTGCCTCGCCATGCATCCGGCCAAAGAAAAGCTCTACGCCTCTCTTGCGACCGATCCCCCATCAGTGGCATCGCTCCACATCTCTGCCCGGGGTTCCCTTCAACACTCCGCCACGGCCAGCTCCACTGCCCGCCTGGCCTACCTAGCTGTGGACCCAACTGGCCGTTTCCTCCTCGGAGCTTCCTATGAGGGAAACTTCATATCCGTTGCCCGCATTGATGACAAGGGAAATGTGCCGGACGCGCCTTTAAACAGCAAAAGCCCCGGCCGCCACGCCCACGCCGTACTTCCAAGCCCCGATGGGCGATTCGTATACGCCACCTCGCTGGGAGACGATCAAATTGTGTGGTGGCTGCTGCACGATGAAGGGCACCTCGTCAGACAGGGGTCTCTTCCTTGTCCGCCCAATAGCGGCCCCCGCCATCTTCGCTTCTCGCCCGATGGCGGCGTACTGTATGCGCTCCACGAATTATCCGGCGCCATGAGAAGCTACGCTCGAGATGAGGTCACCGGAGCGTTAGCCGAGATTAACGACGCATCCACCATAGCTCCCGAACTGGGGCTCATACCGGGGACCATCCGCAACGGAACGGGCCCTGCCCCTGGCGCAAACGCCATCTGGAGTGCTGAACTTCAGGTCAACCCGGATGGACGTTTTCTATACGCCACCGAACGAACCAGCAGCACCATCGCTGTGCTGGCACACGACATTCCCACGCAATCACTAACACTGCGTGCAACGGTAAAAACGGAGGAACAACCGCGCGGGATGGCCATCGACCCGACCGGAAAATTCCTACTTGTCTGCGGAGAAATATCCAACAGAATTTCGATCTACCGTATAAATAGAGCCAGCGGGCTTCTGACGTGGGAGAGCTCCCTGGGATGCTCAGCCGGCCCGCGATGGATAGAGTTTTCTCCGTACCAGGAAGGCTCAAACTACCCGGAATCACGGGCGCGGAAGGTCCCATTGCCGACTTGA